A single genomic interval of Flavobacterium sp. N2820 harbors:
- a CDS encoding helix-turn-helix domain-containing protein, with translation MNQQIYMLSEEGIKVLVEQITENIKNELQIQPHKVTQEDEFLNIEELSNLIGLTKPTIYGHVHRNTIPFIKKGKMLRFSKNDILNWLQDGKSKSKADIDNQVNEYLAKNPLFKR, from the coding sequence ATGAACCAGCAAATTTACATGCTCTCAGAAGAAGGAATAAAAGTACTTGTAGAGCAAATTACGGAGAACATTAAAAACGAGTTACAAATCCAACCCCATAAGGTAACTCAAGAAGACGAATTCTTAAACATCGAAGAACTATCCAACCTCATTGGATTAACGAAGCCAACAATTTATGGTCATGTTCATCGCAATACAATTCCTTTTATTAAGAAAGGAAAGATGCTTCGATTTTCCAAAAATGACATTCTTAATTGGTTGCAAGATGGTAAAAGCAAATCCAAAGCTGACATCGATAACCAAGTAAACGAGTATTTAGCTAAAAATCCGCTTTTTAAGCGTTAA
- a CDS encoding reverse transcriptase/maturase family protein, which yields METPEWYKLKRYPHIGEPLTIKDYNWVKGYIEDETCIKKHSFLPLIHKCIIQRKYRADENSTIRNPSGKRRRIIGKPKIRNIYYASHFDSLIFSYYNSLLSEAYNKLIKTKNFDSSIVAYRKIPIIEGSEKNKCNVDFAKTTFEFIESNKETKLSVIVADVTSFFDNLDHKILKRQWSNVIDENTLPPDHYNVFKALTKLSYVESDQLFNSYKGTMIVEKGVPNSSTLKENKRIKINSNKYFKEKNAIAYCTKKEFLKNNLNLIISAKNKKGIPQGSPISATLANVYMLDFDQEVYDKVDSINGFYQRYSDDLIIICEQEYEDVIIKFIRDKIENLAKLEISESKTKVYRFEYVDGEFLGFEIDEKTKVPNYYKSLEYLGFNYNGQRVLIKTSGFSKFYRAMKRSFKKSASLAKNSKNPDRRIFKSRLYKRFTHIGAKRKLIFRPSKEDPKKYIETKEYYWGNYMSYILKSNESMKSLNKSDVITKQSRKFWKNFHLLMKFHESRL from the coding sequence ATGGAAACACCTGAATGGTACAAATTAAAAAGATATCCTCATATTGGAGAACCTTTAACTATTAAGGATTACAATTGGGTAAAAGGATATATTGAGGATGAAACATGTATTAAAAAACATAGTTTCCTCCCACTTATACATAAATGTATTATTCAAAGAAAATATAGAGCGGATGAAAATTCAACCATTAGAAACCCTAGTGGAAAAAGAAGAAGGATAATTGGTAAACCAAAAATCAGAAACATATATTATGCTTCACATTTCGATTCATTAATTTTTTCATACTATAATAGCTTATTAAGCGAAGCTTATAATAAACTAATAAAAACTAAAAATTTTGATAGTTCTATAGTAGCCTATAGAAAAATACCAATAATAGAAGGCTCTGAAAAAAACAAATGTAACGTTGATTTCGCAAAAACAACTTTTGAATTTATAGAATCAAATAAGGAAACTAAATTAAGTGTCATCGTAGCAGACGTAACATCTTTCTTTGATAATTTAGATCATAAAATATTGAAAAGACAATGGAGTAATGTTATAGATGAGAACACATTACCACCCGACCACTACAATGTTTTTAAAGCACTTACAAAATTAAGTTATGTAGAATCTGACCAACTTTTCAATAGTTATAAAGGTACTATGATTGTAGAAAAAGGTGTCCCAAATTCATCAACTTTGAAAGAAAATAAGAGAATTAAAATAAATTCTAATAAATACTTCAAAGAGAAAAATGCAATAGCATATTGTACTAAGAAAGAGTTTTTAAAAAATAATCTTAATTTAATTATTTCTGCAAAAAATAAAAAGGGAATTCCACAAGGCAGCCCAATAAGTGCAACTTTAGCAAATGTTTACATGTTAGATTTTGATCAAGAAGTCTATGACAAAGTTGATTCAATAAATGGTTTTTACCAGAGATATAGTGACGATTTAATTATTATTTGTGAGCAGGAATATGAAGATGTTATTATTAAGTTTATAAGAGATAAAATCGAAAATTTAGCTAAACTTGAAATTAGTGAAAGTAAAACCAAAGTTTACAGATTTGAATATGTTGATGGAGAATTTCTAGGTTTCGAAATTGATGAAAAAACTAAAGTGCCAAATTATTATAAATCATTAGAATATCTTGGTTTTAATTACAATGGTCAAAGAGTATTGATAAAAACATCTGGTTTTTCAAAATTTTATAGAGCGATGAAGCGTTCTTTTAAGAAATCTGCATCTTTAGCTAAAAATAGTAAAAATCCAGATCGTAGAATCTTCAAGTCTAGATTATATAAGCGTTTCACTCATATTGGAGCAAAAAGAAAATTAATATTTAGACCTTCTAAAGAAGATCCAAAAAAATATATTGAAACAAAAGAATATTACTGGGGAAACTACATGAGTTATATTTTAAAATCTAATGAAAGTATGAAATCCTTGAATAAATCTGATGTAATAACAAAGCAAAGCAGAAAGTTTTGGAAAAATTTTCATCTATTAATGAAATTTCACGAAAGTAGATTATAA
- a CDS encoding YfjI family protein — MEFKNIEEIEKSIENIALNDKQKAIKELHEIIELLPDEISNLIDFSFRINRIPKEYMFTSILFAFSNASGLAYGLTALGYKNYGNLYFAIVGSRGDMKSLPMKIATSVLNTIDSETYKEGNSSESENLKQKKLLIQNATIQAAQTSHSYNPYSVGIFLDEIMFLVEKMGNKNNSDGMAWRTFLLEGYNNSTIDILRQTTRSFRIDKSYPTLLGSIQDQFLPTLFGSGNLESGLIDRILFTTKLTENNTLSKESIPFEVTSNYENLLTRIYNSRKSIEEDEEIDSVTLQLNKEAENILFDYIQNLIHQQNREDYIIKAYLSKLQISIHKLIILLHAIRSNNIETKIEIGTVSLAIKINEFYFLNFKIINSEKENSKDQEFNINVAIRKAIQNNATQTDFIKAFGTPKSTLSRKWNEILNSMELETQNKKSATH; from the coding sequence ATGGAATTTAAAAATATAGAAGAAATAGAAAAATCTATAGAGAATATTGCTTTAAACGACAAACAAAAAGCGATTAAAGAACTTCACGAAATTATAGAACTATTACCCGATGAAATAAGTAATCTAATCGACTTTAGTTTTCGGATAAACAGAATCCCGAAAGAATATATGTTTACTTCTATTTTATTTGCATTTAGTAATGCTAGTGGACTTGCTTATGGATTAACTGCTCTTGGGTATAAAAATTATGGAAACTTGTATTTTGCTATTGTGGGTAGTAGAGGTGATATGAAATCTCTTCCTATGAAAATTGCAACCAGTGTTCTCAATACAATTGACTCTGAAACATACAAGGAAGGTAATAGTTCAGAATCAGAAAATTTAAAACAGAAAAAATTATTAATCCAAAATGCAACTATTCAGGCAGCGCAAACTTCACACAGTTACAATCCTTATTCAGTTGGAATATTTTTAGATGAAATTATGTTCTTGGTTGAAAAAATGGGAAACAAAAACAATTCCGATGGAATGGCTTGGAGGACATTTCTATTAGAAGGCTACAATAACTCAACAATTGATATTTTAAGACAAACCACTAGAAGTTTTAGAATTGACAAAAGTTACCCTACTTTGTTAGGTTCTATTCAAGATCAATTTTTACCCACACTTTTTGGAAGTGGTAATCTTGAGAGCGGATTAATTGACAGGATTCTGTTCACAACCAAATTAACGGAAAATAACACCTTGTCTAAAGAATCAATACCTTTTGAAGTGACTTCAAATTATGAAAATTTATTAACTAGAATTTACAATTCCAGAAAATCAATTGAGGAAGACGAAGAAATTGATAGTGTTACATTGCAACTTAATAAAGAAGCTGAAAACATATTATTCGATTACATCCAAAATTTAATCCATCAGCAAAACAGAGAAGATTACATTATCAAAGCATACCTTTCTAAACTACAAATAAGCATTCACAAACTTATCATATTACTTCATGCTATTAGAAGCAATAATATTGAAACTAAGATCGAAATTGGAACTGTAAGTTTAGCGATTAAAATAAACGAATTTTACTTTTTAAACTTTAAAATCATCAATTCGGAAAAAGAGAATTCTAAAGATCAAGAATTCAATATAAATGTAGCAATCCGAAAAGCAATCCAGAATAACGCCACACAAACTGATTTCATAAAGGCATTTGGAACACCGAAATCCACATTATCAAGAAAATGGAATGAAATTTTAAACAGCATGGAACTTGAAACTCAAAACAAAAAATCTGCGACACACTGA
- a CDS encoding toprim domain-containing protein, with protein MFTKVENNLKFNTKRNFKIVTPCCHKTNTDGKFVNYLDYEDYYGFCHSCGVSTMPPTIYLDENGEEFTWSATENKFIRNTLSLVAVPVAASYNKIAIPQKFIPEEEIWSNYYTEPENNLLRFLRKNYNEKLVEDAKEVYAISTSKDGGTMFWNINKALQIQKLKIVYYDENGRRKNHFKVPYKNEDGYFSCLFGEHLLSYISNQKKTVILVESEKTAIIGYMLMPKYIWLAYGGCNGLTNEKTKVLKDFKVLIIPDMSENAVLVATKKVGELRLNGIDIKLWDMTEGKNDEQLKQEGIYNNDLEDFFRELKFQ; from the coding sequence ATGTTTACCAAAGTCGAAAATAATTTAAAATTCAATACTAAAAGGAATTTCAAAATAGTAACTCCTTGTTGTCACAAAACAAATACTGATGGTAAGTTTGTGAATTATCTTGATTATGAAGATTACTATGGCTTTTGCCATTCCTGTGGGGTTTCAACCATGCCTCCAACTATTTATTTAGATGAAAATGGTGAAGAATTCACCTGGAGTGCAACTGAAAATAAATTCATTAGAAATACTCTTTCTTTAGTTGCTGTTCCAGTTGCTGCAAGTTACAATAAAATTGCAATTCCTCAAAAATTCATACCTGAAGAGGAAATATGGTCTAATTATTATACTGAACCTGAAAACAACTTGTTGCGATTTCTTAGAAAAAACTATAACGAAAAATTGGTTGAAGATGCCAAAGAAGTTTATGCAATAAGTACTTCAAAAGATGGAGGAACAATGTTTTGGAATATCAACAAAGCATTACAAATTCAAAAACTTAAAATCGTGTATTATGATGAAAACGGCAGAAGGAAAAACCATTTCAAAGTACCTTATAAAAATGAAGACGGCTATTTCTCTTGTTTATTTGGAGAACATTTATTAAGCTATATTAGCAACCAAAAAAAAACCGTAATTTTAGTTGAGAGTGAGAAAACAGCAATAATTGGTTATATGCTAATGCCTAAATACATTTGGCTAGCATACGGTGGTTGCAATGGTCTTACAAATGAAAAAACTAAAGTATTGAAGGATTTTAAAGTGCTTATTATTCCTGACATGAGTGAAAATGCAGTTCTAGTTGCAACCAAAAAAGTTGGAGAATTAAGACTAAACGGAATCGATATCAAACTTTGGGACATGACCGAAGGTAAAAATGATGAGCAACTCAAACAAGAAGGAATTTACAATAATGATTTGGAAGATTTTTTTAGGGAATTAAAATTTCAATAA
- a CDS encoding McrC family protein: MINLFEYKNKVTFPEEHFENLEMFLDDIWNKREKSVYYTEEENREEVQRFLQFFHKTNELKSNKFVGVIHFQEQTINLLPKIFHCNEDATEDDVKVINAHVLWWLSYCRKLKFPNYLSGINSEKADFFEILIYLFSKYTKELLSSSIYQKYVEVENELNFVKGRINFNSYIKENLARGRNHKVNCTYDSFEMDNEFNQCIKYVSKILLSASKDYQNKRNLSDILFLLDEVSDIQISSEQCKRIQFNPMFSSFETVRDYCVLFLENSISFNYKSDLKLFAFLLPMEYVFEDFIYGFIDREIEGVNPKGQATGTYLDEANNFGLKPDLILDLGYKKIIADTKYKLVYSDDTDPKKGISQSDLYQMLAYAVRFGIQEIKLFYPNSVATELQPEVATIEIIDTLANEKQINITAHQLPIIDKSITVANLKEHDKMLDCFEGLRGELKRRFEEIFDF; this comes from the coding sequence GTGATAAATCTATTCGAGTATAAAAATAAAGTAACTTTTCCAGAGGAGCATTTCGAGAATTTAGAAATGTTCCTAGATGATATATGGAATAAAAGAGAAAAGTCAGTTTATTATACCGAAGAAGAGAATAGAGAAGAAGTACAGCGATTTTTACAGTTTTTTCATAAAACCAATGAATTAAAGTCCAATAAATTTGTTGGTGTTATACATTTTCAGGAGCAAACGATTAATCTTTTACCTAAAATTTTTCATTGCAATGAGGATGCAACCGAAGATGATGTAAAAGTTATCAATGCTCATGTACTTTGGTGGCTGAGTTATTGCCGAAAATTAAAGTTTCCAAATTATTTATCGGGAATCAACTCTGAAAAAGCCGACTTTTTCGAAATCTTGATTTACTTGTTTAGTAAATACACCAAAGAACTTTTAAGTTCTTCCATTTATCAGAAATATGTTGAGGTTGAAAATGAGTTGAATTTTGTAAAAGGACGAATTAATTTCAACAGCTACATCAAAGAAAATTTAGCTAGAGGAAGAAATCATAAAGTAAACTGTACTTACGATTCTTTTGAAATGGATAACGAATTTAATCAATGTATTAAATATGTCTCTAAGATACTATTGTCCGCTTCTAAAGACTACCAAAACAAACGTAATTTAAGCGATATTTTGTTTTTATTGGATGAGGTTTCCGATATTCAAATTTCGTCGGAACAATGTAAACGCATTCAATTCAATCCCATGTTTTCTAGTTTTGAAACAGTACGAGATTATTGTGTTTTGTTTTTAGAAAATAGTATTTCATTCAATTACAAAAGCGATTTAAAATTATTTGCTTTCTTGTTACCAATGGAATATGTGTTTGAAGATTTCATTTATGGTTTTATTGATAGAGAAATCGAAGGAGTTAATCCAAAAGGACAAGCTACAGGTACATATTTAGATGAGGCCAATAACTTTGGTTTAAAACCTGATTTGATTTTAGACTTAGGCTATAAAAAAATAATTGCCGACACAAAATATAAGTTGGTTTACTCTGATGATACCGACCCTAAAAAAGGAATTTCACAATCGGATTTGTATCAAATGTTAGCTTATGCCGTTCGTTTTGGTATTCAAGAGATTAAATTGTTTTATCCAAATTCCGTTGCAACTGAATTACAACCAGAGGTTGCAACCATTGAAATAATTGATACTTTGGCAAACGAAAAACAAATAAACATTACGGCACACCAACTACCAATCATAGATAAATCAATAACGGTTGCAAACTTAAAAGAGCATGATAAGATGTTGGATTGTTTTGAGGGGTTGAGAGGAGAGTTGAAAAGAAGGTTTGAGGAGATTTTTGATTTTTAA
- a CDS encoding McrB family protein, translating to MAKILKYREYEEEVFHWLMAKHKANPEFTFSLRQNGSKGAELDYFIGTSKSNYFGTTFWTLPVSFPGSSGDCIDLIIKVSNSGFSYYVEFTHTKYPHDDQNKLALQFIQSIAKDLETQVGVKFISGDEHKMYTIKTKPIQNIYANLKAMLLDVEKQLDSILDIVDIKLVDFKKNHPSFIMHRITLDEFNSMLERKDKRFLKYEDINSDMNFEEETKTKVIDEPLKTMNYKASLNQILYGPPGTGKTYNTVLEAAKIVTGNETINYDEALKIFNENLNNQIEFITFHQNYSYEDFIQGLRPDTENGKELSFEKKDGVFKRIADRALKNLEAANNPASAKKDFDVVFQELIQPLNDGDVEELEIKMKKSSFYITEVGEKSIEFRKNIGDSNHTLSINTLRKMYDKGENDIILGGLQPYYNPILELLLAKGKSQVATVSRKNYVIIIDEINRANISRVFGELITLIEEDKRSHGKIPMRVTLPSGDSFIVPSNLYIIGTMNTADKSISLLDIALRRRFEFVPMYPKTNIEGVNSPTVLETINAEIIKRKGHDFTIGHAYFMGDNYSLEKTINSKVIPLLLEYFMNDEKEVATILKAADIEVTGWPMQMKTA from the coding sequence ATGGCAAAAATTTTAAAATATAGAGAATACGAAGAAGAGGTGTTTCATTGGTTAATGGCTAAACATAAAGCCAACCCCGAGTTTACTTTTTCATTGCGTCAAAACGGTTCTAAAGGTGCCGAGTTGGATTATTTTATTGGTACAAGTAAGTCAAATTACTTTGGCACCACTTTTTGGACGTTACCTGTTTCTTTTCCAGGTTCATCAGGTGATTGTATTGATTTGATTATTAAAGTATCGAATTCTGGATTTAGTTATTATGTAGAGTTTACCCATACGAAATACCCTCATGATGACCAAAATAAATTAGCGCTACAATTTATTCAATCAATAGCAAAAGATTTAGAAACTCAAGTAGGTGTGAAGTTTATATCTGGGGATGAGCATAAGATGTACACTATAAAAACTAAGCCGATACAAAACATATACGCTAACCTAAAAGCAATGTTGCTAGATGTTGAAAAACAATTAGATAGTATTCTTGATATAGTAGATATTAAATTAGTAGATTTTAAAAAAAATCACCCTTCTTTTATAATGCATCGAATCACTTTAGATGAATTTAATTCAATGTTAGAAAGGAAAGATAAAAGATTTTTAAAGTATGAAGATATCAATAGCGATATGAATTTTGAAGAGGAAACTAAAACTAAAGTAATTGACGAACCTTTAAAAACTATGAATTACAAAGCGTCATTAAACCAAATCTTATATGGTCCTCCTGGAACTGGGAAAACCTATAATACCGTTTTAGAAGCCGCTAAAATTGTAACAGGAAATGAAACTATTAATTATGATGAGGCTTTAAAAATTTTCAATGAGAACCTTAATAATCAAATTGAGTTTATTACGTTTCATCAAAATTACAGTTACGAAGACTTTATTCAAGGTTTACGACCAGATACTGAGAATGGTAAAGAGTTGTCTTTTGAAAAGAAAGATGGCGTATTCAAACGAATTGCTGATAGAGCTTTGAAAAACTTAGAGGCTGCGAATAATCCTGCAAGTGCTAAGAAAGATTTTGATGTAGTGTTTCAAGAATTAATTCAACCGTTGAATGATGGTGATGTTGAAGAATTGGAAATTAAAATGAAAAAGTCTTCATTCTACATTACAGAGGTTGGCGAAAAATCTATTGAGTTTAGAAAAAATATTGGAGATTCCAATCATACATTAAGTATCAATACGTTACGTAAAATGTATGATAAAGGTGAAAATGATATTATTCTAGGTGGGTTGCAACCTTATTACAACCCGATATTAGAATTACTTTTAGCTAAAGGTAAAAGTCAAGTTGCAACTGTTTCAAGAAAAAATTATGTTATCATAATTGACGAAATTAATCGTGCTAATATTTCACGTGTTTTCGGTGAATTAATTACACTTATTGAAGAAGATAAACGTTCGCATGGTAAAATTCCAATGCGAGTAACTTTGCCATCTGGGGATTCGTTTATTGTTCCATCAAATCTTTACATTATTGGAACCATGAATACAGCGGATAAGTCGATTTCATTGTTAGATATAGCATTACGAAGACGATTTGAGTTTGTGCCAATGTATCCTAAAACTAATATTGAAGGCGTAAATAGTCCAACCGTTTTAGAAACGATAAATGCAGAAATCATTAAGCGTAAAGGACATGATTTTACTATTGGTCATGCTTATTTTATGGGTGACAATTATTCACTTGAGAAAACAATTAACAGTAAAGTAATTCCGTTGTTGTTAGAGTATTTTATGAACGATGAAAAAGAGGTTGCAACCATTTTAAAAGCAGCGGATATTGAAGTTACAGGTTGGCCAATGCAAATGAAAACAGCGTGA
- a CDS encoding AbiV family abortive infection protein, giving the protein MSQFLNISPKNSKSLHCQIYKNAQKLRRDAMLVAQNNKSYSTATSLIVLSSEEVIKAILVLLHSEGYDVYKIKYAKKFFSDHKIRHELAKLIEAVNGIIESGMEYEKNEKSNVKKFQNEEWNSFFNFIVDAKNAIQPFLKTGSRMKLLEKFNDNKNKGLYTDYRNELLIPSQVINEDLFNSCKETVERIIKTYKVLRIMYNPMISNHLKYENISKRKDELRNAINGIIVFVGEIKK; this is encoded by the coding sequence ATGAGTCAGTTTTTAAATATATCTCCAAAAAATTCAAAGAGTTTGCATTGTCAAATCTACAAGAATGCACAAAAACTTAGAAGAGATGCAATGCTTGTTGCTCAAAATAATAAGTCATACAGTACAGCTACTTCGTTAATAGTTTTAAGCTCTGAGGAAGTTATTAAGGCAATACTAGTCCTTTTACACAGTGAGGGCTATGATGTATACAAAATTAAATATGCTAAGAAATTTTTTAGTGATCATAAAATAAGACATGAATTAGCAAAGCTAATTGAAGCTGTAAATGGGATTATAGAAAGTGGAATGGAGTATGAGAAGAATGAAAAATCAAACGTAAAAAAATTCCAAAACGAAGAATGGAACAGTTTTTTTAATTTTATTGTAGATGCCAAAAATGCTATACAGCCTTTCTTAAAAACAGGAAGTAGAATGAAGTTATTAGAAAAATTTAATGATAATAAAAATAAAGGTTTATATACTGACTATAGGAACGAATTATTAATCCCATCACAAGTAATTAATGAAGACTTATTCAATAGTTGTAAAGAAACAGTTGAAAGAATTATTAAAACCTACAAAGTTTTAAGAATAATGTACAATCCTATGATTTCAAATCACTTAAAATATGAAAACATCTCTAAACGAAAAGATGAATTGAGAAATGCAATCAATGGAATTATAGTTTTTGTTGGAGAAATAAAAAAATAA